One Corynebacterium tuberculostearicum DNA window includes the following coding sequences:
- a CDS encoding polysaccharide deacetylase family protein, protein MRRILTSALTVLVAAAVPAAANAQLPQIPQLPASSSSNFQDEINHRIDDARAQVEDITSKAFPQKAPKQKAPTPAKKTEPRNSGGVDCANCVAITYDDGPGAETNRLLDKLKAKNAHASFMVIAPSAEQHPELLKRMKAEGHTIGNHTKSHRQLNTLSYEQVSQEIDAGNAAISKATGQGTRWVRPPYGATNATVDQATRDKGVSQALWDVDTVDWKDRNSDHVCSSAVQGAHAGSIVLMHDIHPTTVDAADCVIDGLRAKGLEPVSLDRLLRTPVPGKRYYARG, encoded by the coding sequence ATGCGTCGCATTCTCACCTCCGCCCTCACCGTGCTCGTCGCCGCTGCCGTTCCAGCGGCCGCTAACGCACAGTTGCCGCAAATCCCGCAGCTGCCTGCGTCCTCCAGCTCGAATTTCCAAGACGAAATCAACCATCGCATCGATGACGCCCGCGCACAGGTCGAGGACATCACCTCCAAGGCCTTCCCGCAGAAAGCTCCTAAGCAAAAGGCACCTACCCCAGCGAAGAAGACAGAGCCTCGCAACAGTGGTGGCGTCGACTGTGCCAATTGCGTAGCTATCACCTACGACGACGGCCCAGGTGCCGAGACCAACCGCCTGCTGGATAAACTCAAGGCCAAGAACGCGCACGCAAGCTTCATGGTGATCGCCCCCAGTGCTGAGCAGCACCCCGAGCTGCTCAAGCGCATGAAGGCCGAGGGACATACCATCGGCAACCACACTAAGAGCCACCGCCAGCTCAATACCCTGTCCTATGAGCAGGTATCCCAAGAAATCGATGCCGGAAATGCCGCCATTAGCAAGGCCACCGGCCAGGGTACGCGCTGGGTACGCCCGCCCTACGGCGCCACCAATGCCACCGTGGATCAGGCAACCCGCGATAAGGGCGTCTCCCAAGCGCTCTGGGATGTCGACACCGTGGATTGGAAGGATCGCAACTCTGACCACGTCTGCTCCTCAGCCGTGCAGGGCGCCCACGCTGGTTCCATCGTCTTGATGCACGATATCCACCCCACCACCGTGGATGCCGCCGATTGCGTTATCGATGGCCTACGCGCCAAGGGCCTCGAACCTGTGAGCTTGGATCGCCTTCTGCGCACCCCTGTGCCAGGTAAGCGCTACTATGCTCGTGGTTAA
- a CDS encoding cell filamentation protein Fic, translating to MSTEQLCLLAQEFCARFNVRITNFAALAAAAAASTAKLEGIAIHDSHRDAAGSMAEVLARVPALSGHNAEFAKFSVRVYLSVKEVA from the coding sequence ATGAGCACTGAGCAGCTCTGCCTCTTAGCGCAGGAGTTTTGCGCACGCTTTAACGTTCGCATCACCAACTTCGCCGCTCTTGCGGCCGCCGCAGCCGCCAGCACCGCCAAGTTAGAAGGAATAGCCATCCACGACAGCCACCGCGATGCCGCCGGTTCCATGGCGGAGGTCTTAGCTCGCGTGCCGGCGCTAAGCGGGCATAACGCAGAGTTCGCAAAGTTCAGCGTGCGCGTCTACCTTAGTGTTAAAGAAGTTGCCTAA
- a CDS encoding MFS transporter, whose product MEVTTSEANQTEYPAGQDPARWRVLIVLLTALFMSLLSVSIVNVALPSIQSGLGASNSDVQWVLSGYALTFGVILVAAGRAGDLVGRGGIFLAGIAIYSLSAAVAGFAPNAEALNAARFIQGVGAGLLNPQGVGMIQQYFRGAERARAFGYFGSTVGIAVAIGPVLGGLLIRLGGPDLGWRLTMLVNFPVGLVAIVLGLTWFPRPLFSRVRDEAGNKLGVFKTLATLDPIGALILGTAVWAILFPFMESSGSPAVWWLLLLGAVLLVAWVQWERHHKSTGHPPMVDLNIFSTPSFRNGTIIATLWFMGITSIWVLVALYFQSGLGHSALAAGSVGIPAALLSSISATLAGRSVSVYGRKVVVLGMLVTIFGLVATIALIWATEQWGASEWWMVLSLSFVGGGQGSVISPNQTLTLAHVPQAYAGSSGAVLQTGQRIGTAVGLAVITAIVFATLHGTSADWPLSIIAGFGVILAMCLASLGFAIADQRSSQA is encoded by the coding sequence GTGGAAGTGACTACTTCCGAAGCTAACCAAACTGAGTACCCCGCCGGCCAGGATCCTGCCCGCTGGCGGGTACTTATCGTTTTGCTCACGGCACTCTTTATGTCGCTGCTGAGCGTATCCATCGTCAACGTGGCCCTGCCGTCTATTCAATCTGGCCTCGGAGCCTCTAATTCGGATGTGCAATGGGTACTCTCCGGCTATGCACTCACCTTCGGCGTTATCCTCGTGGCGGCCGGTCGCGCCGGAGATCTCGTCGGCCGCGGCGGAATCTTTCTAGCAGGCATTGCTATCTATTCCCTCAGCGCCGCCGTCGCCGGCTTTGCCCCCAACGCGGAGGCACTCAACGCCGCCCGCTTTATCCAAGGCGTAGGTGCCGGCCTACTCAACCCACAAGGCGTGGGCATGATCCAGCAGTACTTCCGCGGTGCCGAACGGGCCCGCGCCTTTGGATATTTTGGCTCCACGGTGGGGATAGCCGTAGCCATCGGGCCAGTGCTCGGCGGCCTGCTCATTCGCCTCGGCGGACCGGATCTGGGTTGGCGATTGACCATGCTGGTCAATTTCCCCGTCGGCCTAGTCGCTATCGTTTTGGGACTGACCTGGTTTCCACGGCCACTGTTTTCCCGGGTGCGCGATGAAGCAGGAAATAAGCTGGGTGTTTTCAAGACCTTGGCTACCCTTGATCCCATCGGCGCGCTGATCCTGGGTACCGCCGTGTGGGCTATCCTCTTCCCCTTCATGGAATCCTCTGGATCACCGGCCGTGTGGTGGCTTCTACTGCTAGGGGCCGTTCTGCTCGTAGCGTGGGTACAGTGGGAGCGCCACCACAAATCCACTGGTCATCCGCCGATGGTGGACCTCAATATCTTTTCCACCCCAAGCTTTCGCAATGGCACCATCATCGCCACCTTGTGGTTTATGGGCATTACCAGCATTTGGGTGCTCGTGGCACTCTACTTCCAAAGCGGACTCGGACACTCCGCCCTCGCGGCCGGATCCGTAGGTATCCCCGCCGCCTTATTGAGCTCCATTTCCGCTACTCTGGCCGGCCGATCCGTTTCCGTTTATGGGCGCAAGGTCGTGGTACTTGGCATGCTGGTGACCATCTTCGGTCTAGTGGCCACAATTGCGCTTATCTGGGCCACTGAGCAGTGGGGAGCTAGTGAATGGTGGATGGTTCTTTCGCTCTCCTTTGTTGGGGGCGGCCAAGGCTCGGTAATTTCCCCCAATCAAACGCTTACCTTGGCGCACGTTCCTCAAGCCTATGCCGGCTCTTCCGGCGCTGTGCTCCAGACCGGCCAGCGCATTGGCACTGCCGTTGGGCTTGCTGTTATCACGGCTATTGTGTTTGCTACCTTGCACGGCACCAGTGCGGACTGGCCGCTTTCCATCATCGCCGGCTTCGGCGTCATCCTCGCCATGTGTCTTGCATCCTTAGGATTCGCCATAGCGGACCAGCGCAGCTCCCAAGCCTAG
- a CDS encoding MarR family winged helix-turn-helix transcriptional regulator, whose product MTERDDYWLNDEELASFMSLMSVNIRLTNILDAQLRDDAGLSFFEYTVLSRLSEAENREMRMRELAITANGSLSRLSQVVTRLEKQGWVVRQPCPTDGRTTMAQLTDSGWDKVVDTAPGHAKQARKSVVDKLTRTQIRQMLQINQRIIKAIENDERYGGRY is encoded by the coding sequence ATGACCGAGCGCGATGACTACTGGCTAAATGATGAAGAACTGGCATCATTTATGTCGCTAATGAGCGTAAATATTCGCTTAACCAATATTTTGGATGCTCAGCTGCGTGATGATGCAGGTCTGAGCTTTTTTGAGTACACAGTGCTCTCGCGGCTTTCTGAAGCGGAGAATCGCGAAATGCGTATGCGTGAGCTAGCGATTACTGCCAATGGTTCTTTGTCGCGTTTGAGCCAGGTTGTGACGCGCCTAGAAAAGCAGGGGTGGGTTGTGCGCCAGCCGTGCCCGACTGATGGACGCACCACCATGGCGCAGTTGACGGATAGCGGCTGGGACAAGGTGGTAGATACGGCACCTGGGCACGCTAAGCAGGCGCGGAAATCCGTAGTGGACAAGCTAACCCGCACGCAGATTCGCCAGATGCTGCAGATTAACCAGCGGATCATTAAGGCCATCGAGAACGATGAGCGCTACGGCGGGCGCTATTAG
- a CDS encoding DUF3566 domain-containing protein, whose protein sequence is MARRDVTITRISPTSAFRVGLALSLVGLIAWMLAVCLLYIGLNQVGIWESLNSLVGGVGGGFEVTFGVIISASALIGVIFAVLFTLLAPLMAVIYNAIVDVFGGLRVDLDNR, encoded by the coding sequence ATGGCACGACGAGACGTAACTATTACGCGAATCTCGCCTACCTCGGCCTTCCGTGTTGGTCTGGCTTTGTCACTCGTCGGACTCATCGCCTGGATGCTGGCCGTATGCCTGCTCTACATCGGCTTGAACCAGGTGGGCATTTGGGAATCGCTCAATAGCCTCGTCGGCGGCGTGGGCGGCGGATTTGAGGTAACCTTCGGTGTCATCATTTCCGCCTCCGCACTCATCGGCGTTATTTTCGCCGTTCTCTTTACGTTGCTGGCACCACTGATGGCGGTCATCTATAACGCCATTGTGGATGTCTTTGGCGGCCTACGGGTCGACCTAGACAACCGCTAG
- the gyrB gene encoding DNA topoisomerase (ATP-hydrolyzing) subunit B — protein sequence MAEEHAYDAGSITILEGLEAVRKRPGMYIGSTGSRGLHHLIWEIVDNSVDEAMAGYADKVTVKLLEDGGVEVIDNGRGIPVEMHASGAPTVQVVMTQLHAGGKFDSDSYAVSGGLHGVGISVVNALSTRVEAEIKRDGKHWYQNFQNAIPDDLVEGGNARGTGTKIRFWADPEVFETTEYDYDTISRRLQEMAFLNKGLSIELIDERVTEEQIELEEIADAESGETSADETSFDDAPDAGDTFNEESGEAKDAAADKKRRKKVTFHYPDGLTDYVKYLNKSKTAIHPTIVSFDAKGEDHEVEVALQWNQGYKQSVHTFANTINTHEGGTHEEGFRAALTSLMNRYAKEHKLLKEKDGNLSGDDCREGLAAVISVKVGDPQFEGQTKTKLGNSEIKGFVQRAVNEHVNDWFDANPAEAKAIINKAVSSAHARMAARKAREMVRRKSATDLGGLPGKLADCRSKDPKISELYIVEGDSAGGSAKGGRDSMFQAILPLRGKILNVEKARMDKVLKNAEVQAIITALGTGIHEEFDIKKLRYDKIVLMADADVDGQHIATLLLTLLFRFMPQLVEDGHVYLANPPLYKLKWSKGTPGYAFSDDERDKLLAEGLEQNRKINKDDGIQRYKGLGEMNAAELWETTLDPSTRILRRVDLEDAQRADELFSILMGDDVSARRSFITRRAKDVRFLDI from the coding sequence GTGGCTGAAGAACACGCATATGATGCCGGGTCAATTACGATCCTGGAGGGCCTCGAGGCCGTCCGTAAGCGCCCCGGCATGTACATTGGTTCGACCGGTTCGCGCGGCCTGCACCACCTCATTTGGGAGATCGTCGATAACTCCGTCGATGAGGCCATGGCCGGCTACGCCGACAAAGTTACCGTCAAGCTGCTGGAAGATGGCGGCGTCGAGGTCATCGATAATGGCCGCGGCATCCCGGTAGAAATGCACGCCTCTGGTGCACCTACCGTCCAGGTGGTCATGACCCAGCTGCACGCCGGCGGTAAATTCGACTCCGACTCCTACGCCGTTTCCGGCGGCCTGCACGGCGTCGGCATTTCCGTGGTGAACGCGCTTTCTACCCGCGTGGAGGCGGAGATCAAGCGCGACGGCAAGCACTGGTACCAAAACTTCCAGAACGCCATCCCGGATGATCTGGTTGAGGGCGGCAATGCCCGCGGCACGGGTACCAAGATCCGCTTCTGGGCGGACCCGGAAGTTTTTGAAACTACCGAGTACGATTACGACACCATTTCGCGCCGCCTGCAGGAAATGGCCTTCCTGAATAAGGGCCTGAGCATTGAGCTCATTGATGAGCGCGTCACCGAAGAACAGATCGAGCTGGAAGAGATCGCCGATGCAGAATCCGGCGAGACCAGCGCGGATGAAACCTCCTTCGATGATGCCCCGGACGCCGGAGATACCTTCAACGAAGAATCCGGCGAGGCGAAGGACGCTGCGGCGGATAAGAAGCGCCGCAAGAAGGTAACCTTCCACTACCCGGATGGCTTGACCGACTACGTCAAGTACCTCAATAAGTCCAAGACCGCGATCCACCCGACCATCGTTTCCTTCGATGCGAAGGGCGAGGATCACGAGGTCGAGGTAGCGCTGCAGTGGAACCAGGGCTATAAGCAGTCCGTTCACACCTTTGCCAATACCATCAACACCCACGAGGGCGGCACGCACGAAGAGGGCTTCCGTGCGGCCCTGACCTCCCTGATGAACCGCTACGCCAAGGAGCATAAGCTCCTCAAGGAAAAGGACGGCAACCTTTCCGGCGATGACTGCCGCGAAGGCTTGGCGGCAGTCATTTCCGTCAAGGTGGGCGATCCGCAGTTCGAGGGCCAGACCAAGACCAAGCTGGGCAATTCCGAGATCAAGGGCTTTGTCCAGCGCGCGGTCAACGAGCACGTCAATGACTGGTTCGATGCCAACCCGGCAGAGGCCAAGGCCATTATCAATAAGGCTGTGTCCTCCGCGCATGCTCGCATGGCTGCCCGCAAGGCTCGCGAGATGGTGCGCCGCAAGTCCGCCACCGACCTTGGTGGCCTGCCGGGCAAGCTTGCAGATTGCCGCTCGAAGGATCCGAAGATTTCCGAGCTCTACATCGTGGAGGGTGACTCCGCAGGTGGCTCCGCTAAGGGCGGCCGCGATTCCATGTTCCAGGCCATCCTGCCGCTGCGCGGCAAGATCCTGAACGTGGAGAAGGCCCGCATGGATAAGGTCCTCAAGAATGCCGAGGTCCAGGCGATTATTACCGCGCTGGGTACCGGCATTCACGAGGAATTCGATATCAAGAAGCTGCGCTACGACAAGATCGTGCTCATGGCCGATGCTGACGTCGACGGCCAGCACATTGCTACGCTGCTATTGACCCTGCTTTTCCGCTTCATGCCCCAGTTGGTTGAGGACGGGCACGTGTACCTGGCTAACCCGCCGCTGTACAAGCTCAAGTGGTCCAAGGGTACTCCGGGCTATGCCTTTTCCGACGACGAGCGCGATAAGCTGCTGGCCGAGGGCCTGGAGCAAAACCGCAAGATCAATAAGGATGACGGCATCCAGCGCTACAAGGGTCTGGGCGAGATGAACGCCGCCGAGCTGTGGGAGACCACGCTTGACCCGAGCACCCGCATCCTGCGCCGTGTGGACTTGGAAGACGCACAGCGCGCCGATGAGCTCTTCTCCATCCTCATGGGTGATGATGTCTCGGCCCGCCGCTCCTTCATTACCCGCCGCGCGAAGGATGTTCGCTTCCTGGATATCTAA
- a CDS encoding DciA family protein: MSEDQGGVGKQRIDPVTQYFKLVRSTSKNPPKLTRPVPKMPVPSLEKAQKQGYMGYQRGLPTGPDGRKKRRTLAVPSLGSQINREVVNRGWEHDLANGWVMGNWEHLVGERIAAHTQPQRIKDKIVYVSCDNSTWATELRYLQRQILRKISDRLGPDVIVELRIHGPKQRRNYEGRQWVKPQGSQDTYG, encoded by the coding sequence ATGAGTGAGGATCAAGGGGGCGTCGGCAAGCAGCGCATCGATCCCGTCACCCAGTACTTCAAGCTGGTTCGGTCCACCTCCAAAAACCCGCCGAAGCTGACCCGCCCGGTGCCGAAGATGCCGGTACCCTCGCTGGAGAAGGCGCAAAAGCAGGGGTATATGGGCTATCAACGGGGCTTACCCACGGGCCCAGATGGCAGGAAGAAGCGGCGCACCCTGGCCGTGCCGAGCCTGGGATCCCAAATTAACCGCGAGGTGGTCAATCGTGGGTGGGAGCATGATCTGGCTAATGGCTGGGTGATGGGCAATTGGGAGCATTTGGTGGGCGAGCGCATCGCCGCGCATACGCAGCCGCAGCGGATTAAGGACAAGATTGTCTATGTATCCTGCGATAACTCCACGTGGGCAACGGAGCTGCGCTACCTGCAGCGCCAAATCCTGCGCAAAATCTCTGACCGCCTAGGCCCCGATGTCATCGTGGAACTGCGGATTCACGGGCCGAAGCAAAGGCGCAATTACGAGGGGCGGCAGTGGGTCAAACCGCAAGGATCACAAGATACCTACGGCTAA
- a CDS encoding CopG family transcriptional regulator encodes MAMTLRLTDEQDHALTLLASAQGTSKHEAVVRAVVSAAARTLADAHVQSTARALLPGRAELETEIRRARPARP; translated from the coding sequence ATGGCAATGACATTGCGGCTCACAGACGAGCAGGATCACGCCCTTACCTTGTTGGCTTCCGCGCAGGGCACCTCCAAGCACGAGGCGGTGGTGCGCGCCGTTGTTTCAGCGGCAGCCCGCACGCTTGCCGACGCCCACGTGCAATCCACCGCCCGCGCCCTCCTCCCCGGCCGCGCTGAACTAGAGACGGAAATCCGCCGGGCTCGGCCCGCGCGGCCTTAG
- a CDS encoding DUF6918 family protein — MTHLSELMWGPQRTAVVSDCGELVEGVVAKQSGITGMALKGAVAAAKKVDSAIITKALGRVLPDVLDALDPHWQEFSESSEQDFGSFVEPRSAQVSDSIMSVADKHAEQINSPALSKPYNSLRGKASKFLTPAVPDFGRVLQQHM, encoded by the coding sequence ATGACACATCTTTCTGAACTTATGTGGGGTCCGCAGCGCACTGCGGTAGTAAGCGATTGTGGCGAGTTGGTTGAGGGGGTCGTCGCCAAGCAATCGGGCATTACCGGTATGGCGCTGAAAGGCGCCGTCGCCGCCGCAAAGAAGGTCGATTCCGCCATCATTACCAAGGCCCTAGGCCGCGTGTTGCCGGATGTCCTGGATGCTCTGGATCCGCACTGGCAAGAATTTTCGGAAAGTTCCGAGCAGGATTTCGGTTCCTTCGTGGAGCCGCGCAGCGCCCAGGTGAGCGATTCCATCATGTCGGTAGCCGATAAGCACGCAGAGCAAATCAATTCCCCCGCGCTGTCCAAGCCTTATAACTCCCTGCGCGGCAAGGCCTCGAAATTCCTCACCCCCGCGGTCCCAGATTTCGGCCGCGTACTGCAACAGCATATGTAG
- a CDS encoding DNA-3-methyladenine glycosylase codes for MIDFSLTADAVAPQLLGCTLTHAGVSIRLTEVEAYLGAEDSAAHTFNGKTPRNAAMFGPPGRFYVYISYGIHRNVNIVCAPEGTGQGCLLRGGEIIDGADIAFARRGTSDFHNLARGPGNLGKALGFTLEDNHQPIQLAERSSEPEWVRGPRIGISKNQEAALRFWIPFDKTVSGRRGYPKN; via the coding sequence ATGATTGATTTTTCCCTGACTGCCGACGCCGTCGCTCCCCAACTCCTCGGCTGCACCCTCACCCATGCCGGGGTTAGCATCCGACTTACTGAGGTAGAGGCCTATCTCGGTGCCGAGGATTCCGCGGCACACACATTTAACGGCAAAACCCCCCGCAATGCGGCCATGTTCGGCCCGCCGGGTAGGTTCTACGTTTATATTTCTTACGGCATCCATCGCAACGTCAATATCGTCTGCGCCCCTGAAGGCACTGGCCAGGGCTGCCTGCTGCGCGGCGGTGAAATCATCGATGGCGCTGATATCGCTTTCGCCCGCCGCGGCACCAGCGATTTCCATAATCTCGCCCGCGGACCAGGGAACCTCGGCAAAGCCCTCGGTTTCACGCTGGAAGACAACCACCAACCGATACAACTTGCCGAGCGGTCTTCCGAACCAGAATGGGTACGCGGCCCACGCATTGGAATCTCGAAAAACCAAGAAGCAGCCCTACGGTTTTGGATCCCCTTCGATAAAACCGTCTCGGGCCGCCGCGGCTATCCCAAGAATTAG
- the gyrA gene encoding DNA gyrase subunit A: MSDNNDDLFDRIFPIDINEEMESSYIDYAMSVIVGRALPEVRDGLKPVHRRILYAMFDSGYRPERGYVKSARPVSDTMGQFHPHGDSAIYDTLVRLAQSWNMRYPLVDGQGNFGSRGNDGPAAMRYTECKLTPLAMEMVRDIRENTVDFSPNYDGKTSEPDVLPSRVPNLLMNGSGGIAVGMATNIPPHNLNELAEAIYWMLDHPDADEETALEACMERVKGPDFPTAGLIVGDQGIKDAYTTGRGSIRMRGVTSIEESGSRQTIVITELPFQVNPDNLISNIAESVANGKIAGISKIEDESSDRVGMRIVVTLKRDAVARVVLNNLYKHSQLQTSFGANMLSIVDGVPRTLRLDQMLRYYVEHQIEVIVRRTQYRLNEAEKRAHILRGMVKALDMLDEVIALIRRSPTVDEAREGLKELLDVDDIQADAILAMQLRKLAALERQKIIDELAEIEREIADLKDILAREERQRQIVHDELAEIVDKYGDERRTEIIPATGDVTDEDLIVRENVVVTITSTGYAKRTKVDSYKAQKRGGKGVRGAELKQDDIVKNFFVCSTHDWILFFTNFGRVYRLKAYELPEGGRAARGQHVANLLEFQPEEKIAQVIQIQSYEDAPYLVLATQQGRVKKSRLTDYESARSAGLIAINLNEGDALIGAQLVSEGDDILLTSEQGQAIRFTADDDQLRPMGRATAGVKGMRFRGDDQLLSMSVVHDGEFLLVATSGGYGKRTAIEEYTPQGRGGLGVMTFKYTPKRGKLIGAISVDEDDEIFAITSAGGVIRTEVEQIRPSSRATMGVRLVNLGDEVELLAIDRNVEEDGEEDAQAVAKGEKTVDEVQQEHKAGDASKDEE; this comes from the coding sequence ATGAGTGACAATAACGACGATCTTTTTGATCGCATATTTCCCATTGACATTAATGAGGAGATGGAGTCGAGTTACATCGACTATGCCATGTCCGTCATCGTCGGCCGCGCCCTGCCGGAGGTGCGCGATGGCCTGAAGCCGGTGCACCGCCGCATCCTCTACGCGATGTTCGATTCCGGTTACCGCCCGGAGCGTGGCTACGTGAAGTCCGCCCGCCCGGTTTCGGACACCATGGGTCAGTTCCACCCGCACGGTGACTCCGCCATCTATGACACCTTGGTGCGTCTGGCCCAGTCCTGGAACATGCGCTATCCGCTGGTGGATGGCCAGGGTAACTTCGGTTCCCGCGGTAACGATGGCCCGGCAGCAATGCGTTATACGGAGTGTAAGCTCACCCCGTTGGCCATGGAGATGGTGCGCGATATCCGCGAAAACACCGTAGATTTCTCGCCCAACTACGATGGCAAAACCAGCGAGCCAGACGTCTTGCCGTCCCGTGTTCCGAACCTGCTCATGAACGGTTCTGGCGGTATTGCCGTGGGCATGGCCACCAATATTCCGCCACATAACCTCAACGAGCTGGCCGAGGCCATCTACTGGATGCTGGATCACCCGGATGCAGACGAAGAGACTGCGCTGGAAGCCTGCATGGAACGCGTCAAGGGCCCGGATTTCCCCACCGCCGGTCTAATCGTGGGCGATCAAGGCATCAAGGATGCCTACACCACCGGTCGTGGTTCCATCCGGATGCGCGGTGTGACCTCCATCGAGGAGTCTGGATCTCGCCAGACCATCGTAATTACCGAGCTGCCATTCCAGGTCAACCCGGATAACCTCATTTCCAATATCGCGGAATCCGTGGCCAACGGAAAGATTGCGGGCATCTCCAAGATTGAGGATGAGTCCTCCGACCGCGTTGGCATGCGCATCGTAGTCACCCTGAAGCGCGATGCCGTGGCCCGCGTGGTGCTCAATAACCTCTACAAGCACTCCCAGCTGCAGACGTCCTTCGGCGCGAATATGCTCTCCATCGTCGATGGCGTGCCGCGCACCCTCCGCTTGGATCAGATGCTGCGCTACTACGTGGAACATCAGATTGAGGTCATCGTTCGCCGTACCCAGTACCGCCTGAATGAGGCCGAAAAGCGCGCCCACATCTTGCGCGGTATGGTAAAAGCCCTGGATATGCTGGATGAGGTTATTGCCCTCATCCGCCGTTCGCCCACCGTGGACGAGGCGCGCGAAGGCTTGAAGGAGCTTCTCGACGTCGACGATATCCAGGCCGATGCCATCCTGGCCATGCAGCTGCGTAAGCTGGCCGCCTTGGAGCGCCAAAAGATCATCGATGAGCTGGCGGAAATCGAGCGCGAAATCGCGGATCTGAAGGACATCCTTGCCCGCGAGGAGCGCCAGCGCCAGATTGTCCACGATGAGCTGGCAGAGATCGTCGATAAGTATGGCGATGAACGCCGCACTGAAATCATCCCGGCGACCGGCGATGTCACTGATGAGGACCTCATTGTCCGCGAGAACGTCGTGGTTACCATCACCTCTACTGGTTACGCCAAGCGCACCAAGGTGGATTCCTATAAGGCGCAAAAGCGCGGTGGCAAGGGCGTGCGTGGCGCCGAGCTGAAGCAGGACGATATTGTGAAGAACTTCTTCGTCTGTTCCACGCACGACTGGATTTTGTTCTTTACCAACTTCGGCCGTGTTTACCGCCTCAAGGCTTACGAGTTGCCAGAGGGCGGTCGCGCTGCTCGCGGCCAGCATGTGGCTAACCTGCTGGAATTCCAACCAGAAGAAAAGATTGCTCAGGTCATCCAGATCCAATCTTATGAGGATGCTCCTTACCTGGTTCTCGCCACCCAGCAGGGCCGTGTGAAGAAGTCCCGCCTGACCGATTACGAGTCCGCGCGTTCCGCTGGCCTTATCGCCATCAACCTCAATGAGGGCGATGCGCTCATTGGTGCACAGCTCGTCTCCGAAGGCGATGACATCTTGCTTACCTCCGAGCAGGGCCAGGCTATCCGCTTTACTGCCGACGACGACCAGCTGCGCCCCATGGGCCGCGCCACCGCCGGTGTGAAGGGCATGCGCTTCCGCGGTGATGATCAGCTGCTGTCCATGTCCGTGGTCCACGATGGCGAGTTCCTCTTGGTAGCCACCTCTGGCGGCTACGGCAAGCGCACTGCCATCGAGGAATATACCCCGCAGGGGCGCGGCGGCTTGGGCGTTATGACCTTTAAGTACACCCCGAAGCGCGGCAAGCTCATTGGCGCTATTTCTGTGGACGAAGATGATGAGATCTTCGCTATCACCTCTGCCGGTGGGGTCATCCGCACCGAGGTGGAGCAGATTCGTCCATCCTCCCGTGCAACCATGGGCGTGCGCTTGGTGAACTTGGGTGACGAAGTCGAACTGCTTGCCATCGACCGGAACGTGGAAGAAGATGGTGAGGAAGACGCTCAGGCTGTGGCCAAGGGCGAAAAGACCGTGGATGAGGTCCAGCAGGAGCACAAGGCTGGCGATGCTTCCAAGGATGAGGAGTAA
- a CDS encoding MmcQ/YjbR family DNA-binding protein: MMDGSGIYAVARQRAGEMLGSQAQRPFGPDWEVFKVRGKVFLLLTAVTGQEQMIVKADPEDGQALRQQYPFITPGYHMNKKHWVSVYPHAELHQQLIEELVTDSYRLVVEKLPRGQRPIDPSSGH, encoded by the coding sequence ATGATGGACGGAAGTGGTATCTACGCAGTTGCTCGCCAACGCGCCGGAGAGATGCTCGGTTCACAGGCGCAGCGTCCTTTCGGGCCCGATTGGGAAGTATTCAAAGTGCGCGGCAAGGTTTTCTTGTTGTTGACCGCGGTGACGGGCCAAGAGCAAATGATTGTTAAGGCCGACCCAGAAGACGGACAGGCTCTACGGCAGCAATACCCGTTCATTACGCCGGGGTATCACATGAATAAGAAGCATTGGGTTTCTGTCTACCCACACGCAGAGCTGCACCAACAGCTGATAGAGGAGTTAGTCACGGATTCCTATCGTTTGGTGGTGGAGAAGTTGCCGAGAGGGCAGCGGCCGATCGATCCGTCCTCTGGGCACTAA